A single genomic interval of Pyrobaculum arsenaticum DSM 13514 harbors:
- a CDS encoding ribosome biogenesis/translation initiation ATPase RLI: MVRIAVVDVDSCQPKKCGHECVKYCPVNKTGKVVWIDEQTKKAVISEALCIGCGICVHKCPFEAITIVNLPDELERDCVHRYGPSGFKLYRLPILKRGKIVGVLGRNALGKTTMARILAGELVPNLCNPEGGSSREEVIKQFRGTELHTYFSELYNNKLRAVHKIQYIELIPLYLKGTVGDIIKKAGIRDELVKRFGLDKLVSREINKLSGGELQKLAIAAALSKDADVYIFDEPATHLDVVERVKVGDAIREYTQNKYVLVVEHDLTVLDFLADNVVIVYGKPGAYGIVSHPGGAREAVNEYLSGYISSENMRIRDRPIKFEARPPERKSGKAARLVEWDNIQVSLGDFQLEVSASYIAKGEVVGVVGPNGIGKTTFLKVLVGEVKPQSGTVSSSPRISYKPQYIRDIAVKNQDVPVSLWLAQQAGDYSDNPIWPDLNSGFNLTPLLGRKMGELSGGELQRVVVAASLLKKADIYVLDEPMAYLDVEQRITVARTIRRIIEESEVAALVVEHDIAMLDYMSNAVMPFIGEPGVRGYSPGPTDMRTGMNMFLKWADASFRRDVRSGRPRLNKPGSALDREQKEKGELYYM, encoded by the coding sequence GTGGTACGCATCGCCGTCGTTGACGTAGACTCTTGTCAGCCTAAGAAATGTGGTCATGAGTGTGTGAAGTACTGCCCGGTGAACAAGACGGGGAAGGTGGTGTGGATAGACGAGCAGACAAAGAAGGCGGTAATATCGGAGGCTCTCTGCATTGGCTGCGGCATCTGTGTCCATAAGTGCCCCTTTGAGGCAATTACGATTGTCAACCTCCCCGACGAGTTGGAGAGAGACTGCGTGCACCGCTATGGGCCCAGCGGGTTTAAGCTTTATAGGCTCCCGATTTTGAAAAGAGGCAAGATAGTGGGGGTTCTGGGACGCAACGCCCTCGGCAAGACAACTATGGCGAGGATATTGGCCGGGGAGCTGGTGCCCAACTTGTGTAATCCTGAAGGCGGGAGTAGCCGCGAGGAGGTGATTAAACAGTTCAGAGGTACTGAGCTCCACACCTACTTCTCTGAGCTTTATAACAACAAGCTTCGTGCTGTCCACAAAATTCAGTACATAGAGCTGATTCCCCTCTACTTAAAGGGTACAGTTGGAGATATTATTAAAAAGGCGGGGATAAGGGATGAGCTCGTCAAGCGCTTCGGCTTAGACAAGCTCGTGTCTAGGGAGATCAACAAACTGTCCGGCGGGGAGTTGCAGAAGCTTGCGATTGCCGCCGCTTTGTCGAAAGACGCCGACGTCTACATATTCGACGAGCCTGCCACCCACCTAGACGTGGTGGAGCGCGTGAAGGTGGGGGACGCCATCAGGGAGTACACTCAGAATAAGTACGTCCTAGTTGTAGAGCACGACTTGACTGTGCTGGATTTTCTCGCAGACAACGTGGTGATTGTATACGGAAAGCCGGGGGCTTACGGCATAGTGTCACATCCCGGGGGGGCGAGGGAGGCCGTGAACGAATACCTCTCGGGGTACATCTCCTCAGAGAACATGAGGATTAGGGATAGGCCTATAAAGTTCGAGGCTAGACCGCCGGAGAGGAAGAGCGGAAAGGCCGCGCGGCTCGTGGAGTGGGACAACATACAAGTCTCCCTAGGAGACTTCCAGCTGGAGGTATCTGCATCGTACATAGCGAAGGGGGAGGTGGTGGGGGTCGTGGGGCCCAACGGCATTGGAAAAACGACATTTCTCAAAGTGCTGGTAGGCGAGGTTAAGCCGCAGAGCGGCACAGTAAGCTCGTCTCCGCGGATTAGCTACAAGCCGCAGTACATTAGGGACATCGCTGTGAAAAACCAAGACGTGCCTGTGAGCCTCTGGCTTGCGCAGCAAGCCGGCGACTACTCCGACAACCCAATATGGCCTGACCTGAACAGCGGCTTTAACCTAACGCCTCTTCTCGGGCGGAAAATGGGGGAGCTTTCTGGCGGTGAGCTACAGAGAGTTGTAGTCGCGGCTTCGCTCCTAAAAAAGGCAGACATATACGTGTTAGACGAGCCAATGGCGTATCTAGACGTGGAGCAGAGAATAACCGTTGCCCGTACAATAAGGCGTATCATCGAAGAAAGCGAAGTAGCGGCGCTGGTGGTGGAGCACGACATCGCCATGCTGGACTACATGTCCAACGCCGTTATGCCATTCATAGGCGAGCCCGGTGTTAGGGGCTACTCCCCGGGGCCGACTGACATGAGGACTGGGATGAACATGTTCTTAAAGTGGGCGGATGCGTCCTTTAGAAGAGACGTGCGATCGGGCAGGCCTAGGCTGAACAAGCCGGGATCCGCCCTTGACAGAGAGCAGAAAGAAAAGGGCGAGCTTTACTATATGTAA
- a CDS encoding DEAD/DEAH box helicase, translating into MVFNLLHVAVREALKERGIEEPTEPQAKAIPEILEGNNVLIIAPTGSGKTEAAMLPILSKMLEQGTENAGIYVLYITPLRALNRDLLDRIRWWGERLGFRVDVRHGDTDKADRQRQSKTPPHILITTPEMLQAVMTGRRLLGHLKEVRWVVVDEVHELAEDKRGVQLSLALERLRYHVGRDFQIVGLSATVGSPVEVAKFLMGVGRPFKIVMVNVVRNMQLDVVRPWPSEEDVKLAESSGLFPDVVARLRLIKKLVEENRSTLIFVNTRSMAELLGFRLSYLFPDLPVAVHHSSLSKMVRVSVEERLKKGDLKAVVATSSLELGIDIGHIDLVIQYISPHQVTRLLQRVGRSGHRLTAVPKGVIIGEDINDVMEAAVVVKLAKNGFIEPTQIPYKPYDVLVNQIVAFLLLKPRWRLEELYEIIKRAYPYRDLTIEELRRVVKFMQDLYPRLATYFEDSDTVARPRGRGFYRYFYETLSMIPDERQYAVINSKTGELVGALDESFIAEYGNPGVKFIFRGRPWLITEVDDRSIKVVEVSDPSGAIPSWIGEEIPVPYEVAQEVGRLRRRVREGATPEEIAREYHVNEETAKHVVEEIKKHEGPLPDDKTVVVEQFRENVVIVHAAFGTLVNRTLGKLLGELLIRLLEKPVGVHQDPYGIIIQTSEALAAELVTEQLEKLAWMEVREIAELIKTALVKSGSFKRRLLHVAKRMGAVDKEADVYSVSMSKLVEAFSGTPVFDEALREALERDLDLSHTVEVLQRIKAREVKILYSPQPTYLGEVLYEKLSHRLEIIPPERLRRLVLDSTKARLLNYTMLGVCLECGWYGLVRVGEVYELRCPKCGGENIGVVRVVRSDNLEREVRRNYEEVKKTAEILRRYGWLGLYVLASRLPLEAVQEVLAQLDGADINAVTERIQELEKEYLKQRLLD; encoded by the coding sequence GTGGTCTTTAATCTGCTTCACGTCGCCGTGAGGGAGGCCCTCAAAGAGAGGGGGATAGAGGAGCCTACCGAGCCACAAGCAAAGGCGATTCCGGAGATCTTGGAGGGTAACAACGTATTGATAATAGCCCCCACTGGTAGCGGTAAGACGGAAGCTGCCATGTTGCCGATATTGTCCAAAATGTTGGAGCAGGGTACTGAAAACGCTGGTATATACGTATTGTACATCACCCCGCTGAGGGCGTTGAACAGAGATCTGCTTGACAGAATAAGGTGGTGGGGAGAGAGGCTGGGGTTTAGGGTGGACGTTAGGCATGGCGACACGGACAAAGCCGATAGGCAGAGGCAGAGCAAGACTCCGCCGCACATTCTCATCACCACGCCTGAGATGTTGCAAGCCGTGATGACTGGTAGGAGATTGTTGGGACACCTAAAAGAGGTGAGGTGGGTTGTAGTGGACGAGGTGCACGAGCTTGCAGAGGATAAGAGGGGCGTTCAACTTAGCCTCGCCTTGGAGAGGCTTAGATATCACGTAGGGCGGGATTTCCAGATAGTGGGGTTGTCCGCCACTGTGGGTAGCCCGGTGGAGGTGGCGAAGTTCCTCATGGGTGTTGGAAGGCCGTTTAAAATCGTGATGGTCAACGTAGTGAGGAACATGCAACTGGATGTTGTCAGGCCTTGGCCGTCTGAAGAGGACGTAAAGCTGGCCGAGTCTTCGGGCTTATTTCCGGACGTCGTGGCACGCCTGCGGCTGATAAAGAAGCTCGTCGAGGAGAATAGATCTACGCTGATTTTTGTCAATACTAGGAGCATGGCCGAGTTGCTGGGCTTCCGCCTATCATACCTATTCCCAGACCTCCCCGTCGCGGTTCACCACTCTTCTCTATCTAAAATGGTGCGCGTGTCTGTAGAGGAAAGACTGAAAAAGGGCGATCTAAAAGCCGTTGTTGCAACCTCTAGTCTGGAGCTGGGGATCGACATAGGCCACATAGATTTGGTAATCCAGTACATCTCGCCTCACCAAGTAACCAGGCTACTCCAAAGAGTGGGACGAAGTGGGCACAGGCTAACCGCAGTGCCTAAGGGGGTGATAATAGGCGAGGATATCAATGACGTCATGGAAGCCGCTGTTGTTGTCAAGTTGGCTAAGAATGGGTTTATAGAGCCGACGCAAATTCCTTACAAGCCCTACGACGTCTTAGTCAATCAGATAGTGGCCTTCCTCCTCCTTAAGCCAAGGTGGAGGCTGGAGGAGCTCTACGAAATTATAAAGAGGGCCTACCCCTACAGAGACCTTACCATCGAGGAGCTTAGGAGAGTGGTGAAGTTTATGCAAGATCTATACCCAAGGCTTGCCACCTATTTCGAGGACAGCGACACTGTAGCGAGGCCGAGGGGACGTGGCTTCTACCGCTATTTCTACGAAACTCTTTCGATGATACCAGATGAGAGGCAGTACGCGGTGATAAACTCCAAGACCGGCGAGCTGGTAGGGGCGCTCGACGAGTCGTTCATCGCAGAGTATGGGAATCCCGGCGTCAAGTTTATCTTCAGGGGCAGGCCATGGCTAATCACAGAGGTTGACGACAGGAGTATAAAAGTTGTAGAGGTCTCTGACCCAAGCGGCGCGATCCCCAGCTGGATAGGGGAGGAGATACCGGTGCCCTACGAGGTGGCCCAGGAAGTCGGCAGACTGAGGAGAAGAGTCAGAGAGGGGGCGACCCCCGAAGAAATAGCTAGAGAGTACCACGTTAATGAGGAGACAGCAAAGCACGTAGTGGAGGAAATTAAGAAGCACGAGGGGCCGTTGCCGGACGACAAGACGGTGGTAGTTGAGCAATTTAGAGAAAATGTAGTGATAGTACACGCCGCCTTCGGCACTCTAGTTAATAGGACCTTGGGCAAACTACTCGGCGAGCTCTTAATTAGGCTTTTGGAGAAGCCTGTAGGGGTGCACCAAGACCCCTACGGCATAATTATCCAGACGTCTGAGGCGCTCGCAGCCGAGCTCGTGACTGAGCAGTTGGAAAAGCTGGCATGGATGGAAGTAAGAGAAATAGCAGAGCTTATAAAAACCGCCTTGGTGAAGTCGGGGTCTTTTAAACGTAGGTTGCTACACGTGGCTAAGAGAATGGGCGCTGTGGATAAAGAGGCCGACGTGTATAGCGTCAGTATGTCTAAGCTAGTAGAGGCTTTTAGCGGCACGCCGGTATTCGACGAGGCGTTGAGGGAGGCGCTGGAACGAGACCTAGACCTAAGTCACACCGTTGAGGTTCTCCAGCGGATAAAGGCTAGGGAGGTGAAAATACTCTACTCGCCGCAGCCCACATACCTGGGCGAGGTGCTCTACGAAAAGCTGTCTCACAGACTTGAAATCATACCGCCAGAAAGGCTAAGGAGACTTGTCCTAGACAGCACAAAAGCCAGACTGCTTAACTACACAATGCTCGGCGTCTGTTTAGAATGCGGCTGGTACGGCTTAGTCCGCGTTGGCGAAGTTTACGAGCTCAGGTGCCCTAAATGCGGCGGTGAGAACATAGGCGTTGTAAGAGTTGTGAGAAGCGACAACCTAGAGCGGGAAGTTCGGCGAAATTATGAAGAAGTGAAAAAGACGGCAGAGATCCTCCGCAGATACGGGTGGCTCGGCCTATACGTCTTGGCGTCGCGCCTACCCCTAGAAGCCGTACAGGAGGTGTTAGCCCAGCTAGACGGAGCCGATATCAATGCGGTAACTGAAAGAATTCAAGAACTGGAGAAGGAGTATCTAAAACAGAGACTGCTCGATTAG
- a CDS encoding CBS domain-containing protein, protein MDIFDKPVIEFATKEVVTVGEKEKVLNAMRTMVRLDIRRLPIVRGEKLIGIITMLDILDAIYSWLSDNTSGGSLYSDIYMKNVVEIGTRSVVSVRPHTPISEVISLFLRHNFGSMPIVDEEGRLVGIFTEWDVIKLASQLDFPHRVRDVMTRIIYVLTPYSTIMDVLEGITIYKFRRYPIVNEGGKVVAMLHAKDVLRYFAEDDTVEKVKQGAVEEVVSNYAINIAKSPIFLAKPGDSVMDVIRKMLEYDVGGVPVVNEEGTAVIGMVTEKTLMLLFESY, encoded by the coding sequence GTGGACATATTCGACAAACCTGTAATCGAGTTTGCTACAAAAGAGGTAGTAACAGTTGGAGAGAAGGAGAAGGTTCTCAACGCGATGAGGACCATGGTCAGGCTAGACATAAGAAGGTTGCCCATAGTACGTGGTGAGAAGTTAATTGGGATTATAACGATGCTAGACATTTTAGACGCCATTTACTCCTGGTTGAGTGACAACACCTCCGGCGGCTCCCTCTATAGTGATATCTACATGAAGAACGTGGTAGAGATAGGCACGAGGAGCGTGGTTTCTGTCAGGCCGCATACGCCCATCTCGGAGGTCATCTCGCTATTTCTAAGACACAACTTCGGCTCCATGCCTATAGTAGACGAGGAGGGGAGACTCGTGGGCATCTTCACAGAGTGGGATGTAATTAAGCTGGCCTCTCAGCTGGACTTCCCGCACAGAGTGCGCGACGTTATGACGCGCATAATCTACGTGTTGACTCCCTACTCGACTATAATGGACGTGCTGGAGGGCATTACCATATACAAATTCAGGAGATATCCAATTGTAAACGAGGGGGGTAAGGTTGTGGCCATGCTACATGCCAAAGACGTGCTCAGATATTTTGCAGAGGATGATACTGTGGAGAAGGTGAAGCAGGGCGCGGTGGAGGAGGTGGTGAGCAACTACGCTATCAATATTGCAAAGTCTCCCATCTTTCTCGCCAAGCCTGGCGACTCTGTGATGGACGTGATTAGGAAAATGTTGGAATACGACGTGGGGGGCGTTCCGGTAGTGAACGAAGAGGGGACCGCGGTGATTGGTATGGTCACTGAAAAAACTCTAATGCTACTTTTTGAGTCGTACTAG
- a CDS encoding trimeric intracellular cation channel family protein, which produces MQADIVVEILNYVGIVAFALSGALKAGEKDMDIFGFAVLGFSTALAGGIIRDVLLGRVPPVNIAYLPYPLTALLTSIVAFYLYPYVKRFKDLVLYPDAVGLGAFAAIGADIAASYCQNMENCWLTVMMISSLTAAGGGVVRDILSNEVPVILRREIYATAAALGGLVYILSLPLGRGVAMLVTIVVVTSLRLVSLVKGWELPRLKKHQV; this is translated from the coding sequence ATGCAAGCGGATATAGTAGTGGAGATCCTCAACTACGTGGGAATCGTTGCCTTCGCCCTCTCGGGGGCCTTAAAGGCAGGGGAAAAAGACATGGACATCTTCGGCTTTGCGGTTTTAGGCTTCTCCACGGCGCTGGCCGGCGGTATTATAAGGGACGTACTCTTGGGAAGAGTACCACCTGTAAATATAGCCTACCTCCCCTACCCTCTAACAGCTTTACTAACCTCTATAGTCGCCTTCTATCTTTATCCCTATGTGAAGAGATTTAAGGATCTTGTTCTGTATCCCGACGCAGTTGGCCTAGGGGCATTTGCCGCCATAGGAGCAGACATAGCGGCCTCGTACTGTCAGAATATGGAGAACTGCTGGCTTACGGTCATGATGATTTCTTCCCTCACTGCCGCAGGAGGCGGAGTCGTGCGGGACATCCTCTCCAACGAGGTACCCGTAATACTGAGGCGGGAGATCTACGCAACAGCAGCGGCGCTGGGAGGCCTTGTCTACATCCTCTCACTACCCCTCGGCAGAGGGGTAGCGATGTTGGTCACTATTGTAGTAGTGACGTCGCTTAGGCTCGTCTCTCTCGTAAAAGGCTGGGAGTTGCCCCGTCTTAAAAAACACCAGGTTTAA
- a CDS encoding sugar phosphate transferase encodes MEIALVGSLSPRLAVPSPYVIAGGFRLVELAALSTCEDGKAVIYVEDSADLPLILEGCKLEIRRGIPRDVPKVHVGCVPYLLRSRNLKCGGFYVNLGGEEMVVEPLTSLADIIEKNVEIMNMAFNKLRELGVELVRGDVKGETRGLVYVRGKIYEYTYVEGPAVVGPSSAVLPFTYVRPGTTLYFDSKIREEAKNAILDAYTRKQHTGYLGDAYVSAFVNMGAGTTVSNLKNTLGLIRPSYTSRAYRKLGPILGEFVKTAIGTLIYGGRYVGPLSHVYGVVDRDVPPLSIFKNGEVKPMDRDKAIELLQRDLAQFGRSDLGPYFKTRLIEQSLF; translated from the coding sequence GTGGAAATTGCGTTGGTAGGATCTCTTAGCCCTAGGCTGGCTGTACCTTCGCCCTATGTCATAGCTGGCGGCTTTAGACTTGTAGAACTGGCTGCATTGTCCACGTGCGAAGATGGCAAGGCGGTGATCTACGTAGAGGATAGTGCGGATCTACCCCTAATCTTAGAGGGCTGTAAGCTTGAGATCAGGAGGGGGATTCCCAGAGACGTTCCGAAAGTTCACGTGGGGTGCGTCCCGTACTTGTTGAGATCGAGAAATTTAAAATGCGGCGGCTTTTACGTAAATCTCGGCGGCGAAGAGATGGTCGTGGAGCCCCTCACATCGCTTGCCGATATTATTGAGAAAAACGTAGAAATTATGAATATGGCCTTTAACAAACTTAGGGAGCTTGGCGTGGAGCTTGTAAGAGGAGACGTGAAAGGAGAGACAAGGGGTTTGGTATATGTAAGAGGCAAAATATACGAATACACATACGTTGAGGGCCCCGCCGTGGTTGGGCCCTCCTCTGCGGTTTTGCCTTTTACCTATGTGAGACCGGGCACTACGCTTTATTTCGACTCGAAGATCAGGGAGGAGGCCAAAAATGCTATTCTCGACGCCTATACCCGGAAGCAACATACGGGATATCTAGGCGATGCGTATGTATCTGCCTTTGTCAACATGGGGGCCGGCACCACGGTCTCTAACTTGAAGAACACCCTGGGCCTAATTAGGCCTTCCTACACCTCCAGGGCGTACCGAAAGCTGGGCCCTATACTAGGCGAGTTTGTGAAGACGGCTATCGGCACTTTAATATACGGCGGGCGGTATGTAGGCCCTCTCTCGCATGTATACGGGGTAGTTGATAGGGATGTGCCTCCTCTTTCCATATTCAAAAACGGAGAAGTGAAGCCGATGGATAGAGACAAGGCTATTGAGTTATTACAGCGCGACTTGGCCCAATTCGGCCGCTCTGATCTTGGCCCCTATTTTAAAACACGCCTAATCGAGCAGTCTCTGTTTTAG
- a CDS encoding glycosyltransferase, with translation MIELLFILPFVGLAVAGLVREYIFWKGQDEVFPQSCEKITVVVPIRGVHGATEENLKAITSQKAGSEVEYIFVVDSYDDPAYTIAQKFGKVVLNAGEGKSGALATALSHATGDCIVFADDDIRPGPRWLELMTTPLSKFTAVTTYRWYLGSGLCHKIRLAISNMGFPAMLDKRSRFVWGGSTSFRSDFAKATKLADRLPNFISDDYAVYSAIKEIGGSIWFAKGAVAPTPDPQCRVAEAFWWGIRQILMVKWHAPAGWYAGLFIYTLGFIISVVLPAIGAALGDYWLLTGLAIHPVNIAKDLVRARGVGRHAGIPINLATVLSAWAVGNIVIPLAVWASAFVKCVNWRGRRICR, from the coding sequence GTGATTGAGCTATTGTTCATCTTGCCATTCGTAGGGCTGGCAGTGGCCGGCCTCGTTAGGGAATACATATTTTGGAAAGGCCAAGACGAGGTTTTCCCCCAGAGCTGTGAAAAAATCACCGTAGTGGTGCCCATACGGGGTGTTCACGGAGCCACGGAGGAGAACCTAAAAGCTATTACGTCACAGAAGGCCGGGTCTGAGGTGGAGTACATCTTCGTAGTGGACTCCTACGACGATCCGGCGTACACCATCGCCCAGAAATTCGGCAAGGTGGTTCTAAACGCCGGGGAGGGCAAAAGCGGAGCATTGGCCACCGCACTGTCCCATGCGACTGGGGACTGTATTGTATTCGCAGACGACGACATAAGGCCAGGCCCCCGCTGGCTGGAGCTTATGACGACTCCGCTATCTAAATTCACCGCCGTGACGACGTATAGGTGGTACCTAGGCTCCGGCTTGTGCCACAAGATAAGACTGGCAATAAGCAACATGGGCTTTCCTGCGATGCTTGATAAGAGATCGAGGTTTGTTTGGGGCGGCTCTACGTCGTTTAGGAGCGACTTCGCCAAGGCGACAAAACTAGCAGACAGGTTGCCCAACTTCATAAGCGACGACTATGCCGTCTACTCGGCGATAAAGGAGATAGGAGGAAGTATATGGTTCGCAAAAGGCGCGGTTGCCCCGACGCCCGACCCCCAGTGCAGAGTAGCTGAGGCCTTCTGGTGGGGCATAAGGCAGATCCTCATGGTCAAGTGGCACGCCCCCGCAGGTTGGTACGCAGGCCTTTTTATATATACGTTGGGCTTCATAATTTCCGTGGTCCTGCCAGCTATAGGCGCCGCCCTGGGCGACTACTGGCTGTTAACAGGGTTGGCGATCCACCCAGTTAACATAGCAAAAGATCTCGTTAGGGCGAGAGGCGTGGGCAGACACGCCGGAATACCCATTAATTTAGCCACCGTGCTGTCTGCTTGGGCCGTGGGCAATATTGTAATACCGCTCGCCGTCTGGGCCTCGGCGTTTGTTAAATGCGTAAACTGGAGGGGGAGGAGGATATGCCGGTAG
- the pdo gene encoding protein disulfide oxidoreductase, producing MAVPIGEPGEVPHIEVDEETKEIIKEMLSQMENPVEINFFTSGSCGGRETNWCVPTEELLDLLHQLAPAGKLVINKYDADKNADVFRKFGVEPQRVPVVYFGDGFIRYLGAPMGEEVRAFIETVVRLSTGKTGLRQKTRNELSNLAQSAPKRVYVMTVVTPSCPYCPYAVLLANMFAYESKGKVVSVAVEAYENPDIADMYGVTGVPTVILQAEDAAVGDVEFVGVPPEHELLARVKNHMGLS from the coding sequence ATGGCTGTTCCTATAGGAGAGCCTGGAGAAGTACCACACATCGAAGTAGACGAGGAGACTAAGGAGATAATCAAAGAGATGCTCTCACAAATGGAGAACCCGGTAGAGATAAACTTCTTCACAAGCGGGAGTTGCGGAGGAAGGGAGACTAATTGGTGCGTCCCTACAGAGGAGTTGCTGGATCTACTCCACCAGCTGGCGCCAGCCGGCAAGCTCGTGATAAATAAGTACGACGCAGATAAAAACGCCGACGTTTTTAGGAAATTCGGCGTAGAGCCGCAGAGGGTTCCCGTAGTATATTTTGGCGACGGCTTTATTAGATACCTCGGCGCACCAATGGGGGAGGAGGTCAGGGCATTTATAGAGACAGTGGTGCGCCTGAGCACCGGGAAAACAGGGCTGAGGCAGAAGACCCGCAACGAGCTCTCAAACCTGGCGCAGAGCGCCCCCAAGAGAGTATATGTGATGACAGTGGTCACGCCGAGTTGCCCCTACTGCCCATACGCAGTACTCCTCGCAAACATGTTCGCATATGAAAGCAAGGGAAAGGTAGTATCTGTAGCCGTGGAGGCTTACGAGAATCCCGACATAGCTGACATGTACGGAGTGACAGGAGTCCCTACGGTGATTCTGCAAGCAGAGGACGCGGCGGTGGGCGATGTGGAATTTGTCGGTGTTCCGCCAGAGCACGAGCTTCTTGCACGGGTTAAAAACCACATGGGCCTATCTTAG
- a CDS encoding 2'-5' RNA ligase family protein, producing the protein MPYIYGVLPPVRPLPPFEHVVPVKPHITLVKVGKPVRIEIRYRQFTATVGHILLLPSSSRPRYIALRVEPYGEFAALRSLLMASLAGELVERYSEFKPHLTVYSIRAKRPTEEDLRPAIEEASRLVGTAFEVKAIHLLDTTGGAYIPVYVIPLSQ; encoded by the coding sequence ATGCCATATATATACGGCGTGTTGCCTCCTGTGAGGCCCTTACCGCCTTTTGAGCACGTCGTCCCTGTGAAGCCACACATCACGCTTGTCAAGGTTGGGAAGCCTGTAAGAATAGAGATCCGATACCGCCAATTCACCGCCACGGTGGGACATATACTTCTACTCCCATCTAGCTCGAGGCCGAGGTACATAGCTCTAAGGGTGGAGCCATATGGGGAGTTCGCTGCGTTGAGATCGTTGCTAATGGCCTCCCTGGCGGGCGAATTAGTTGAGCGGTACTCCGAGTTTAAGCCGCATCTCACGGTGTACTCTATTAGGGCAAAGAGGCCGACCGAAGAGGACTTAAGGCCGGCTATAGAGGAGGCTAGCAGGTTGGTAGGCACGGCGTTTGAGGTCAAGGCAATACACCTACTAGACACCACGGGAGGCGCCTACATACCTGTATATGTCATCCCCCTCAGCCAGTAG
- a CDS encoding ribbon-helix-helix protein, CopG family yields the protein MSNVVREFDLTYNDLFRAPDKEGAIVSVRVHKKVKSVLEELAKREGLDGVSELVRYLIAGYLLGKYNIERPQDRVLVEPIVLTVNVQKNTKIDDVDLDIAAEEVHTVIRDVEDYVRKVKLGIIPKNPEIAMRLSKKLSKALKMAKKLGLEEEYIKLMRLKAQLSVIE from the coding sequence ATGAGTAACGTAGTGAGAGAGTTCGACCTTACCTATAACGATTTGTTCAGAGCGCCCGACAAAGAGGGGGCCATCGTCTCCGTCAGAGTACACAAAAAAGTTAAGTCTGTACTTGAGGAGCTTGCAAAGAGGGAAGGGCTTGACGGGGTGTCAGAGCTGGTGCGCTACCTCATCGCCGGGTATCTCCTAGGCAAGTACAACATAGAAAGGCCCCAAGACAGAGTTCTGGTAGAGCCCATTGTGCTGACGGTAAATGTTCAGAAAAACACGAAAATAGATGACGTAGATCTAGACATTGCGGCTGAGGAGGTGCACACGGTTATTAGAGATGTGGAAGACTACGTTAGGAAAGTAAAGTTGGGTATTATTCCTAAGAACCCGGAGATCGCCATGAGGTTGAGCAAAAAGCTCTCCAAGGCTTTGAAAATGGCGAAAAAACTAGGCCTAGAAGAGGAGTACATCAAGTTGATGAGGCTGAAGGCCCAGCTTTCTGTAATTGAGTAA
- a CDS encoding XTP/dITP diphosphatase, whose protein sequence is MRIRLVTNNPHKLAEVSQILAPYGIEVERLGAEKVEIQHDDVAEIAKKAAENLCVRYGDYVVVEDTGLYIEALGGFPGPYAEYVYRTIGLSGVLKLLEGVANRRAVFRCAAALCLGGRVEVFLGEVRGTIAQVPRGTGGFGYDPIFVPEGLGRTYAELGDDVKNKISHRAQAFSKLATWLTTTASKRA, encoded by the coding sequence ATGCGTATAAGGCTGGTCACGAATAATCCCCATAAACTCGCGGAGGTTTCTCAAATCCTTGCCCCCTACGGCATAGAGGTCGAGAGGCTAGGCGCCGAAAAGGTAGAAATACAACATGACGACGTAGCCGAAATCGCCAAGAAAGCCGCAGAAAATTTATGCGTACGATACGGCGACTACGTAGTAGTGGAGGACACCGGACTTTATATAGAGGCTCTGGGAGGCTTCCCAGGGCCATACGCGGAGTATGTATACAGAACTATTGGGCTCAGCGGGGTTTTAAAACTCCTTGAAGGCGTAGCCAACAGGAGGGCTGTATTTAGATGCGCAGCCGCGCTGTGCCTAGGGGGGAGAGTAGAGGTGTTTCTAGGAGAGGTGCGGGGCACTATAGCGCAGGTGCCTAGAGGGACCGGCGGATTCGGCTATGACCCAATATTCGTACCAGAGGGCCTGGGACGCACCTATGCCGAGTTAGGCGATGATGTTAAGAACAAAATATCGCACAGGGCACAGGCGTTTTCGAAGCTGGCCACCTGGCTTACAACCACCGCCTCAAAGAGGGCTTGA